In Malus sylvestris chromosome 15, drMalSylv7.2, whole genome shotgun sequence, a single genomic region encodes these proteins:
- the LOC126601809 gene encoding uncharacterized protein LOC126601809, giving the protein MDPCPFVRVTVGNLALKIPVASKPARSVVHPSSSPCFCKIKLNILNLPPQNAVVPCLPPDTQTLDNPATAATFHLSKSDLDRLASKSIFASRLCLKISIYTGRRGTTCGVNSGRLLGRVSVPLDLAGTESKPSVFHNGWVSVGKGPNKGGSAAQTQFHLNVKAEPDPRFVFQFDGEPECSPQVFQIRGNIRQPVFTCKFSFRTSADRTQRSRSLQSEQGSSRNWLSSFGSERERPGKERKGWSITVHDLSGSPVAAASMVTPFVASPGSDRVSRSNPGSWLILRPGDNTWKPWGRLEAWRERGGADGLGYRFELIPDTSGAGIVLAESTISLNKGGKFVLDLGSGSSNRLGPISPGCSPRGSGDFGYGLWPYCMYRGFVMSAKVEGEGRCSKPAVEVSVQHVNCTEDAAAFVALAAAVDLSMDACRLFSQRLRKELCQQSDLVG; this is encoded by the exons ATGGATCCATGCCCATTTGTGCGGGTCACAGTGGGCAATCTCGCTCTCAAGATCCCCGTCGCCTCCAAGCCCGCTCGCTCCGTCGTTCACCCTTCCTCCTCCCCATGCTTCTGCAAGATCAAGCTCAACATCCTCAACCTCCCCCCTCAAAACGCCGTCGTCCCCTGCCTCCCTCCCGACACCCAAACCCTCGACAACCCCGCCACCGCCGCCACCTTCCACCTCAGCAAGTCCGATCTCGACCGCCTCGCCTCCAAGTCCATCTTCGCATCCAGGCTCTGCCTCAAAATCTCCATATACACCGGCCGCAGGGGCACCACCTGCGGCGTCAACTCCGGGAGGCTTTTGGGCCGGGTCTCGGTGCCGTTGGATCTGGCGGGAACGGAGTCCAAGCCCAGCGTTTTCCACAACGGATGGGTCTCCGTGGGGAAAGGCCCCAATAAGGGTGGGTCGGCGGCCCAGACCCAGTTCCATTTGAATGTGAAGGCCGAACCCGACCCGAGATTTGTTTTCCAGTTCGACGGCGAACCTGAGTGCAGCCCGCAAGTGTTTCAGATCCGAGGCAACATCCGGCAGCCAGTCTTCACCTGCAAGTTCAGCTTCCGAACCTCGGCCGACCGCACTCAGAGATCCAG GTCTTTACAGTCGGAACAAGGCAGCTCTCGAAACTGGCTGAGCTCGTTCGGGAGCGAGCGAGAGCGACCCGGGAAGGAACGAAAGGGCTGGTCGATAACGGTCCACGACCTCTCCGGGTCGCCCGTCGCTGCAGCCTCGATGGTCACGCCCTTCGTGGCCTCGCCCGGGTCGGACCGCGTCAGCCGCTCTAACCCTGGCTCCTGGCTCATTCTCCGGCCGGGCGACAACACCTGGAAGCCCTGGGGCCGTCTCGAGGCCTGGCGCGAACGAGGTGGCGCTGACGGCCTTGGATACCGATTTGAACTCATCCCCGACACCAGCGGCGCCGGCATTGTGTTGGCCGAGTCCACAATCAGCTTAAACAAGGGCGGGAAATTCGTACTGGATCTGGGGTCAGGGTCCAGTAACCGACTTGGCCCAATTTCTCCGGGTTGTAGCCCACGGGGGAGCGGGGACTTCGGGTACGGGTTGTGGCCTTACTGCATGTACAGAGGGTTTGTGATGTCGGCGAAGGTGGAGGGTGAAGGGAGGTGCAGCAAACCTGCGGTGGAGGTGAGCGTGCAGCACGTGAACTGCACGGAGGACGCAGCGGCTTTCGTGGCATTGGCCGCAGCCGTTGATCTGAGCATGGACGCTTGCAGGCTTTTCTCGCAGCGGCTGAGGAAGGAGCTGTGTCAGCAGTCGGATCTGGTCGGCTGA